From one Peptoniphilaceae bacterium AMB_02 genomic stretch:
- a CDS encoding TetR family transcriptional regulator, whose translation MSPRVNEQYKRNRKLAILQSAKNVFIKKGFVNSTMQDIILEAGISRGGLYAYFDNIEHVFEEILKLEDEKDVEYFESKKDLLFWDQLLDWIRFQQRNILNNDSGFLLSKSEYFLTNYRKEKNKNNHFILDRYNRLISSMEKFIDDGIKDGHFKANMSSKSISQYIISFFNGLILDTFNLGTNVTQVEEQIDILIFSLEKLLSPV comes from the coding sequence ATGTCCCCTAGAGTAAATGAACAATATAAAAGAAATAGAAAGCTCGCAATACTTCAATCTGCAAAGAATGTATTTATAAAAAAGGGATTTGTAAATTCAACTATGCAAGATATAATTCTAGAAGCGGGAATATCGCGAGGAGGATTATATGCTTATTTTGACAACATTGAACACGTATTTGAGGAAATTCTAAAGCTAGAAGATGAGAAGGATGTAGAATACTTTGAAAGTAAGAAAGACTTATTATTTTGGGACCAGTTGTTGGATTGGATTAGATTTCAACAAAGAAATATCCTAAATAATGACAGCGGATTTTTACTAAGTAAATCTGAATATTTTTTAACTAACTATCGAAAAGAAAAAAATAAAAATAATCATTTTATACTAGATAGATACAATAGACTAATTTCTTCAATGGAAAAATTTATCGACGATGGAATAAAAGATGGACATTTTAAAGCAAATATGTCATCTAAATCAATCTCACAATATATTATCTCATTTTTTAATGGATTAATATTAGACACTTTCAACTTGGGTACCAATGTTACTCAAGTGGAAGAACAAATAGATATATTAATTTTTTCATTAGAGAAGTTATTGTCACCAGTTTAA
- a CDS encoding S41 family peptidase, translating to MREFTKEKALEDYDFLWETLEARYPYFGVAERKLGIDIGEVKRIYRKKIEDRSSIDVKLFYQIINEAIKEMNYIGHLIVFDANTFFRLKYVLDIDDELLEDYNLTYQRQALENEQALESYGYMRKGMPIHIFQRILSWNISSNIKTDTIDETTAFLEVFYPSVKNIKRDSQYLLNYLKKLEREGYKDLIIRCHANDSGDFYWMNNIVSPNIDEVKTFHTKVFIKNDDWVKNYYQNLGDEVIEEINFKEYPNLNIEDAQQFGGYVESEISVQPLFEKKTFSGDIYLLIDSNTFSSIEAFAQFAKRTGFATLVGYQTGGDGYNGGTPMMTALPHSGLVFFYRMGYGINEDGSSNVEFGTLPDVVPNDSESPYQACLRLINEKNNANNINKR from the coding sequence GTGAGAGAATTTACAAAAGAAAAAGCCCTTGAAGATTATGATTTTTTATGGGAGACATTAGAGGCCAGGTATCCATATTTTGGTGTAGCAGAAAGAAAACTAGGGATTGATATTGGAGAGGTTAAAAGAATATATCGAAAAAAAATTGAAGACAGAAGCTCGATTGATGTTAAATTATTCTATCAAATAATTAATGAAGCAATAAAAGAAATGAATTATATTGGACATTTAATAGTTTTTGATGCAAATACATTTTTCAGGCTTAAATATGTGTTAGATATAGATGACGAACTTCTGGAAGATTACAATTTAACATACCAACGTCAAGCTCTTGAGAATGAGCAAGCCTTGGAAAGTTATGGATATATGAGAAAAGGAATGCCAATACATATTTTTCAAAGGATTTTATCGTGGAATATAAGTTCAAACATTAAAACTGATACTATTGATGAAACAACAGCCTTTCTTGAAGTGTTTTATCCTTCTGTGAAAAATATAAAAAGAGATTCGCAATATTTATTGAATTATTTAAAAAAACTTGAAAGAGAAGGCTATAAAGACTTGATTATTAGATGTCATGCAAATGATAGCGGAGATTTTTATTGGATGAATAATATTGTATCTCCAAATATAGATGAGGTTAAGACTTTCCATACTAAAGTCTTTATAAAAAATGATGACTGGGTAAAAAACTATTATCAGAACTTGGGTGATGAAGTTATTGAGGAAATAAATTTCAAAGAATATCCAAATTTAAATATTGAAGATGCACAGCAATTTGGTGGCTATGTAGAAAGTGAAATAAGTGTCCAACCACTTTTTGAGAAAAAGACGTTTTCAGGAGATATTTATCTTTTGATAGATTCTAATACTTTTTCTTCCATAGAAGCATTCGCACAGTTTGCAAAACGCACTGGATTTGCAACTTTAGTGGGCTATCAAACAGGCGGAGATGGATACAATGGCGGAACACCAATGATGACAGCTTTGCCTCATTCGGGATTAGTCTTTTTTTATAGAATGGGATATGGAATAAATGAAGATGGTTCAAGTAATGTAGAATTTGGAACTTTACCAGATGTTGTCCCGAATGATTCTGAATCTCCGTACCAGGCTTGCCTACGCTTGATAAATGAAAAAAACAATGCAAATAACATTAATAAAAGATAG
- a CDS encoding methyltransferase domain-containing protein: MPKNRKKGKQKMKNIEEKILISEELFTEAIEKMDIQENETILDLYCGVGSIALQAAKRGANVIGIEIQKEAIQRAKENAKLNGMTNTRFFAEKAEERPDEILKKYNPKGVFVDPPRAGLDEKLIHALTESKVEKVVYVSCDPVTLIRDLSRFQESGWGIGEVVPFDLFPWTGHIEAIARLERM; this comes from the coding sequence TTGCCTAAAAACAGAAAGAAAGGAAAACAGAAAATGAAAAATATAGAAGAAAAAATACTAATTTCAGAAGAACTGTTTACAGAAGCTATAGAAAAAATGGATATCCAAGAAAATGAAACGATTCTAGACTTATACTGCGGTGTTGGATCGATCGCGTTACAAGCAGCGAAACGTGGTGCCAATGTAATTGGTATTGAAATTCAAAAAGAAGCCATCCAAAGGGCAAAGGAAAACGCAAAATTAAACGGAATGACAAACACACGATTTTTTGCAGAAAAAGCCGAAGAACGCCCCGATGAAATTTTAAAAAAGTATAATCCCAAAGGTGTATTTGTCGACCCACCCAGAGCTGGACTCGATGAAAAATTAATCCATGCACTTACCGAATCAAAAGTAGAAAAAGTCGTCTACGTCAGCTGTGATCCAGTAACTCTCATAAGAGACTTATCTCGCTTTCAAGAAAGTGGATGGGGAATTGGAGAAGTAGTACCCTTTGATTTATTCCCATGGACAGGGCACATCGAGGCGATAGCAAGGCTGGAGAGAATGTAG